A region of Selenomonadales bacterium 4137-cl DNA encodes the following proteins:
- the purM gene encoding phosphoribosylformylglycinamidine cyclo-ligase → MSEGLTYRQAGVDIDAGNKAVDMMKKHVRATYRPEVLGDIGGFGGLFALNAAKYKEPVLVSGTDGVGTKLRLAFMMDRHDTIGQDAVAMCVNDILVQGAEPLFFLDYLAVGRLEPEKVAAIVSGVAIACRESGCALIGGETAEMAGFYPDGEYDIAGFAVGIADKSRLITGEKIRPGDVLIGLPSSGLHSNGFSLVRKICFDVKGLTADATVPALGRTLGEELLVPTRLYPRVCLPLFDRFSIRGLVHITGGGFYDNIPRVLPAGCGVTVDASAWPMPPIFALLQEWGRVAWPEMFRTFNMGIGMILVVPEGEAEAVRKDLAGRGEQSYIIGAVTDGERAVTIRGGVFDE, encoded by the coding sequence ATGAGCGAAGGATTGACATACCGCCAGGCCGGGGTGGATATCGACGCCGGCAACAAGGCGGTGGACATGATGAAGAAACATGTGCGGGCGACCTATCGCCCTGAGGTGCTGGGCGATATCGGTGGCTTCGGCGGCCTGTTCGCGCTGAACGCGGCGAAATACAAGGAGCCTGTCCTGGTGAGCGGCACCGACGGTGTGGGCACCAAGCTGAGGCTAGCCTTTATGATGGACAGGCACGACACCATCGGCCAGGATGCGGTGGCGATGTGCGTCAACGATATCCTGGTGCAGGGAGCCGAGCCGCTGTTTTTCCTCGATTACCTGGCGGTAGGCCGCCTGGAGCCGGAGAAGGTGGCGGCGATCGTCAGCGGCGTCGCCATCGCCTGCCGCGAATCGGGCTGCGCCCTCATCGGCGGCGAGACGGCCGAGATGGCAGGCTTCTACCCTGACGGCGAGTACGATATCGCCGGCTTCGCGGTCGGCATCGCCGATAAATCCCGCCTTATAACCGGCGAGAAGATCAGGCCGGGCGACGTGCTCATCGGCCTGCCGTCGAGCGGCCTCCATTCAAACGGCTTCTCGCTGGTGAGGAAGATCTGTTTCGACGTTAAGGGGCTGACGGCGGATGCGACTGTGCCCGCGCTGGGCAGGACGCTGGGCGAGGAGTTGCTCGTCCCCACGCGTCTGTATCCGCGGGTTTGCCTGCCGTTGTTCGACCGGTTTTCCATCCGCGGTCTCGTACATATCACCGGCGGCGGCTTTTACGACAATATCCCCCGGGTGTTGCCCGCCGGCTGCGGCGTGACGGTCGATGCGTCGGCGTGGCCCATGCCGCCGATCTTCGCGCTCCTGCAGGAGTGGGGAAGAGTGGCCTGGCCGGAGATGTTCCGCACCTTCAACATGGGTATCGGCATGATCCTGGTGGTGCCTGAGGGCGAGGCGGAAGCGGTGCGCAAGGACCTCGCCGGGCGCGGCGAACAGTCGTATATCATCGGCGCGGTAACGGACGGCGAGCGGGCCGTCACCATCAGGGGAGGCGTGTTCGATGAATAG
- the purF gene encoding amidophosphoribosyltransferase, whose amino-acid sequence MYCELTSDKPREECGVFGIYSRHDDVALNTYWGLYALQHRGQESAGITLTDGCQMDVQRGMGLVGEVFRKGLPEMPGAHIAIGHVRYSTTGSSLLINTQPLMVSYSGGHISLAHNGNLTNARELRVDLEQKGSVFQTSIDSEVIVNLIARSGKDTIEDRVLESVARIEGAYCLVIMTDDKLIGVRDPHGFRPLCIGKLNGGWVLASESCALDSVGAEMIRDLAPGEMVVVDDAGPRYYSFAAGNRRALCIFEYIYFARPDSVIDGQSVYAARFAMGRQLARESGFKADLVISVPDSGTTAALGFSYESGVPFAEGLIKNRYIGRTFIQPEQQKRDTGVRIKLNANRAVVEGKSVIMVDDSIVRGTTSGKIVKMLKEAGATSVKMCVSSPPIGYPCYYGIDTSARKELIAASKQVEEIRDFIGADALYYLSLEGLHGSVANIDHGRMCYACFNCDYPCNIPGGEEAAGSKFVFEAAASRKKCGGEG is encoded by the coding sequence GTGTACTGTGAACTTACGAGCGACAAACCGCGCGAAGAGTGCGGCGTATTCGGCATCTATTCCCGCCATGACGATGTGGCCCTGAACACGTACTGGGGCCTATACGCCCTCCAGCACCGCGGCCAGGAGAGCGCCGGCATCACTTTGACGGACGGCTGCCAGATGGACGTCCAGCGCGGCATGGGCCTGGTCGGCGAGGTGTTTCGCAAGGGGCTGCCCGAGATGCCGGGGGCGCACATCGCGATCGGCCATGTGCGCTATTCGACCACCGGCTCCAGCCTGCTGATCAACACCCAGCCGCTGATGGTCTCGTATTCGGGCGGGCATATAAGCCTGGCCCACAACGGCAACCTCACCAACGCCCGCGAGCTGCGCGTCGATCTCGAGCAGAAGGGCAGCGTTTTTCAGACATCGATCGACAGTGAGGTGATCGTCAACCTGATCGCCCGTTCGGGCAAGGATACGATCGAGGACCGCGTGTTGGAGAGCGTGGCCCGGATCGAAGGCGCTTACTGCCTGGTGATCATGACCGACGACAAGCTCATCGGCGTCCGCGATCCCCACGGCTTTCGGCCGCTGTGCATCGGCAAGCTTAACGGCGGCTGGGTGCTGGCGTCCGAGTCGTGCGCGCTCGATTCGGTGGGGGCGGAGATGATCCGCGACCTGGCGCCGGGCGAGATGGTGGTCGTCGACGACGCCGGGCCCCGTTATTACAGCTTCGCTGCGGGCAACCGGCGGGCGCTGTGTATTTTCGAGTATATTTATTTCGCGCGTCCCGACAGCGTCATCGACGGTCAGAGCGTGTACGCCGCCCGCTTCGCCATGGGGCGCCAGCTGGCCCGCGAGAGCGGTTTCAAGGCCGATCTCGTCATTTCGGTGCCAGACTCGGGGACGACCGCGGCCCTCGGTTTCAGCTACGAGTCGGGCGTGCCGTTCGCCGAGGGGCTGATCAAGAACCGCTACATCGGCCGCACCTTCATCCAGCCCGAACAGCAGAAGCGGGATACGGGGGTGCGGATCAAGCTCAACGCCAACCGGGCGGTGGTGGAAGGCAAGTCGGTGATCATGGTGGACGACTCGATCGTCCGCGGCACGACCAGCGGCAAGATCGTCAAGATGCTGAAGGAGGCGGGCGCGACGTCGGTGAAGATGTGCGTCAGTTCGCCGCCGATCGGCTACCCGTGCTATTACGGCATCGATACGTCGGCCCGCAAGGAGTTGATCGCCGCCAGCAAGCAGGTGGAGGAGATCAGGGATTTTATCGGTGCCGACGCGCTGTATTATCTATCGCTGGAGGGATTGCACGGGTCGGTGGCCAATATTGACCATGGCCGGATGTGCTACGCCTGCTTCAACTGCGATTATCCCTGCAACATACCCGGCGGGGAAGAGGCGGCGGGCAGCAAATTCGTATTTGAAGCGGCGGCGAGCCGCAAGAAGTGCGGGGGAGAGGGATGA
- a CDS encoding DUF456 domain-containing protein, which yields MEFGLVAANVILIVFLLLAVGLTLFALPGNFVILLAAVGYGFYEGFSRFDGGFLFTLGGLFVLGEAVEFVAGMLGAKRHNASGRAVVAALVGGIAGAIAGTVVLPVLGTVAGAVAGAFGLSYVAEYSKTGDREKAARVARGAAAGLLVGTLFKLAVAVGMAVAIVTRLAW from the coding sequence ATGGAATTCGGCCTGGTCGCCGCCAATGTGATATTGATCGTCTTTTTGCTGTTGGCGGTAGGGCTGACGCTCTTTGCTCTGCCAGGCAATTTCGTCATTTTGCTGGCTGCCGTGGGCTACGGTTTTTACGAGGGTTTCAGCCGCTTTGACGGCGGGTTCCTGTTTACGCTCGGCGGCCTGTTCGTACTGGGCGAGGCGGTGGAGTTCGTTGCCGGCATGCTGGGGGCGAAACGTCACAACGCCTCGGGGCGGGCGGTGGTGGCCGCATTGGTGGGCGGCATTGCCGGGGCGATTGCCGGCACGGTGGTGCTGCCGGTCCTGGGGACGGTGGCCGGGGCGGTGGCGGGGGCGTTCGGCTTGAGCTACGTCGCCGAGTACAGCAAGACGGGGGACCGGGAGAAGGCGGCCCGGGTGGCGCGGGGCGCCGCCGCCGGGCTGCTTGTTGGCACGCTGTTCAAACTGGCCGTGGCTGTGGGGATGGCGGTGGCGATCGTTACTCGCCTGGCGTGGTGA
- a CDS encoding NCS2 family permease codes for MLERLFSLRERRTDVRTEVLAGVTTFMTMAYILFVNPSVLGTAGMDRNAVLLATAIGAGLVTIMMGLFVNYPIALAPGMGLSAFYAFTVVVGMGVPWQTALGAVFISGLIFIALTVTRVRQLLVEGIPTFLKHAITAGIGLFITIIGLKLSGLMTIRLSLIPSTVERLVAAKGNATPAHFETIIEMGSLAEPQVLLAMFGLLLIGVLTARKMRGAILAGIVTTTVLAVAAGVVKVPAGFSPVAVPDFSRNAFLALDIWGALNMGLATIIFTFTFVELFDTMGTLVGTATKAGLMDKRGRFPGIGKAMLVDATGVSLGALLGTSTLTSYIESAAGIGVGGRTGLTAVTCGILFLLALFFTPLAGLIPDAATAPALIFVGAMMMEGVRHIDFGDLSEGLPAFLTITLMPFTYSIANGISAGLVFYPILKLATGRGREVHWIAYVMAALVILRFVYLAG; via the coding sequence ATGCTGGAACGACTGTTTTCCCTGCGCGAGCGCCGTACCGACGTCAGGACCGAGGTGCTGGCGGGTGTTACCACTTTCATGACGATGGCTTATATCCTGTTCGTCAACCCCAGCGTCCTCGGGACGGCGGGCATGGACAGGAACGCCGTGCTGCTGGCGACCGCCATCGGCGCGGGGCTGGTGACGATCATGATGGGGCTGTTCGTGAATTATCCGATCGCCCTGGCTCCCGGGATGGGGCTGAGCGCATTTTACGCTTTCACGGTTGTCGTCGGCATGGGGGTGCCTTGGCAGACGGCGCTGGGGGCGGTGTTCATTTCGGGGCTGATTTTTATCGCCCTGACCGTGACCCGCGTGCGCCAACTGCTGGTGGAGGGGATTCCGACTTTTCTCAAGCACGCTATCACGGCCGGCATCGGGTTGTTTATCACTATCATCGGGCTGAAGCTGTCGGGTCTGATGACGATCAGGCTGTCGCTTATCCCGTCGACGGTGGAGCGGCTTGTCGCCGCAAAGGGCAATGCCACGCCCGCCCATTTCGAGACGATTATCGAGATGGGCAGTCTGGCGGAGCCGCAGGTGCTGCTGGCGATGTTCGGCCTGCTGCTTATCGGCGTGCTGACGGCCCGGAAGATGAGGGGCGCGATTCTCGCGGGCATCGTGACGACCACTGTTCTGGCGGTCGCGGCCGGGGTGGTCAAGGTGCCGGCCGGCTTCAGTCCGGTGGCTGTGCCCGATTTCAGCCGCAACGCGTTTTTGGCGCTCGATATCTGGGGGGCGCTTAATATGGGGCTGGCAACGATTATTTTCACCTTCACGTTCGTGGAGCTGTTCGATACGATGGGCACGCTGGTCGGAACGGCCACCAAGGCGGGGCTGATGGACAAGCGCGGCCGTTTCCCCGGCATCGGCAAGGCGATGCTGGTGGACGCGACCGGCGTGAGTCTCGGCGCTCTTTTGGGCACGAGCACGTTAACTTCGTATATCGAGAGCGCGGCCGGCATTGGCGTCGGCGGCCGCACCGGCCTGACGGCGGTGACGTGCGGCATCCTCTTTCTCTTGGCGCTGTTCTTCACGCCGCTGGCCGGCCTGATCCCCGATGCGGCCACGGCTCCGGCGCTGATCTTCGTGGGCGCGATGATGATGGAAGGGGTGCGCCATATCGATTTCGGCGATTTGAGCGAGGGGCTGCCGGCGTTTTTGACTATCACGCTGATGCCCTTTACATACAGCATCGCCAACGGCATTTCGGCCGGCCTGGTTTTTTACCCGATCCTCAAGCTGGCGACCGGGCGCGGCCGCGAGGTCCACTGGATCGCCTACGTGATGGCGGCGCTCGTGATTTTGCGGTTTGTCTACCTGGCCGGTTAA
- a CDS encoding RMD1 family protein: protein MATAQFKAAALTNEIGLNALAAHFGIRRKYRWEDSLALGERALKGVVLEPAGKSVHVFSFGAVVFVNCQHHEMMDVIRYLGQVEGGLAEAAALTHSDDYRIEVSSEEEPSVNNDCLVVPREEGYQREMVATVLAKSVALERTETGTNALLDEIEDVVALLGKGRLTMSDEQLAQMSARILGFRLSTLSYIMLLDKPDITWVNEGAGALYDELGALFELTDRYESIRHKTEALMDITTVFAGLAHAKRGTRLEWAVIILIAIEIVLSVTDMVMR from the coding sequence GTGGCAACCGCCCAGTTTAAAGCGGCCGCGCTGACGAACGAGATCGGCCTCAACGCACTTGCCGCCCATTTCGGCATCCGCCGCAAGTACCGGTGGGAGGATTCGCTGGCCTTGGGCGAGCGGGCTCTCAAGGGCGTGGTGCTGGAGCCGGCCGGCAAGTCGGTGCATGTTTTCTCGTTCGGTGCGGTGGTGTTCGTGAATTGCCAGCACCATGAGATGATGGATGTGATCCGTTATCTCGGGCAGGTGGAGGGCGGTCTGGCGGAGGCGGCCGCTCTGACGCATTCCGATGATTACCGCATCGAGGTTTCGAGCGAGGAGGAGCCGTCGGTCAACAACGACTGCCTGGTGGTGCCGCGGGAGGAGGGCTACCAGAGGGAGATGGTGGCGACCGTGCTGGCGAAGTCGGTGGCGCTGGAGCGGACGGAGACGGGCACGAATGCTTTGTTGGACGAGATCGAGGATGTGGTGGCGCTTTTGGGAAAGGGGCGCCTGACGATGTCGGACGAGCAGTTGGCGCAGATGTCGGCCCGCATCCTGGGGTTTCGCCTGAGTACGCTGTCGTATATAATGCTGCTGGATAAGCCGGACATAACCTGGGTGAACGAGGGGGCGGGGGCGCTTTACGACGAGTTGGGGGCGCTGTTCGAGCTGACCGACCGGTACGAGAGCATCCGCCATAAGACGGAGGCGCTGATGGACATCACGACGGTGTTCGCGGGGCTGGCCCACGCCAAGCGCGGCACCAGGCTGGAGTGGGCGGTGATTATCCTTATAGCCATCGAGATTGTGCTGTCGGTGACCGATATGGTGATGAGGTAG
- a CDS encoding phosphoribosylaminoimidazolesuccinocarboxamide synthase translates to MAQMLYEGKAKKVYATENPDEYLVFYKDDATAFNGVKRGTILNKGVLNNKISAFFFDLLGKNGIPHHFVRLVSDREMLVKKLTILQIEVVVRNIAAGSLAKRIGWEEGRKLPQPVVELYYKNDDLGDPLINEYHARAMGLADDNQLKAIQELGLKINAILGAYLKEKKLELIDFKLEFGLHNGQLLLGDEISPDTCRFWDSETGQKLDKDRFRRDLGDVEDAYKEVLYRLTGEKL, encoded by the coding sequence ATGGCCCAAATGCTTTACGAAGGCAAAGCCAAAAAGGTATACGCCACCGAGAATCCTGACGAGTATCTGGTATTTTACAAGGACGACGCCACCGCTTTCAACGGCGTCAAACGGGGAACGATCCTTAACAAGGGCGTCCTCAATAACAAGATTTCCGCCTTTTTCTTCGATCTGCTGGGCAAGAACGGTATTCCCCATCATTTCGTGCGCTTGGTCAGCGACCGCGAGATGCTGGTCAAGAAGCTGACTATCCTGCAGATCGAGGTGGTCGTGCGCAATATCGCCGCCGGCAGCCTGGCCAAGCGTATCGGCTGGGAGGAGGGGCGCAAGCTGCCGCAGCCGGTCGTCGAGCTGTATTACAAGAACGACGATTTGGGCGATCCGCTTATTAACGAGTACCACGCCCGGGCGATGGGCCTGGCCGACGACAACCAGCTCAAGGCCATTCAGGAGCTGGGTCTGAAGATCAACGCCATTCTGGGCGCTTATCTTAAGGAGAAGAAGCTCGAACTGATCGATTTCAAGCTGGAGTTCGGCCTCCACAACGGCCAGTTGCTCCTGGGCGACGAGATATCCCCCGACACCTGCCGCTTCTGGGACAGCGAGACCGGCCAGAAGCTCGACAAGGACCGTTTCCGCCGCGACCTCGGCGATGTCGAGGACGCTTACAAAGAGGTGCTGTATCGCCTGACGGGCGAGAAGCTTTAA
- the purD gene encoding phosphoribosylamine--glycine ligase, with the protein MRVLVIGGGGREHALVWKLAASPRVEKIYCAPGNPGVGALAECVDIDVKDNTALVTFAWEKKIDLTVVGPEAPLANGIVDVFAAHGLKIFGPAQAAARIEGSKAFAKDIMRKYGIPTAGYGVFTDAVAARDYIKEQGAPIVVKADGLAAGKGVVVAMTEAEALAAVDMIMTDAVFGTAGAQVVVEEFMQGEEASLLAFTDGRTVVPMVSAQDHKRVFDGDRGPNTGGMGAYAPAPVLTPAVLERVMKEILQPAVDALRAEGCPYCGCLYAGLMITDAGPKVVEFNARFGDPETQVVLPLLESDLTTVMEACIDGTLDKTAVVWRDEAAVCVVMAAGGYPGEYDKGDVISGLEEAAAAGAVVFHAGTALKDGRVVTNGGRVLGVTAMDRDVLRAIEKAYAAVDRIGFRGAHCRRDIAHRVIDRVKK; encoded by the coding sequence ATGCGAGTTTTGGTGATCGGCGGCGGCGGGCGGGAGCACGCCCTGGTGTGGAAGCTGGCGGCCAGCCCGCGGGTGGAGAAGATCTACTGCGCGCCCGGCAACCCTGGCGTCGGCGCGTTGGCCGAATGCGTCGATATAGACGTGAAGGACAATACCGCGCTGGTTACCTTCGCGTGGGAGAAGAAGATCGACCTGACGGTGGTGGGGCCGGAGGCGCCGCTGGCTAACGGGATCGTCGACGTTTTCGCCGCCCACGGCCTGAAGATTTTCGGTCCCGCGCAGGCGGCGGCCAGGATAGAGGGTTCGAAAGCGTTCGCCAAGGATATCATGCGCAAGTACGGGATACCGACCGCCGGCTACGGGGTTTTTACCGACGCGGTCGCGGCCCGGGACTACATCAAGGAGCAGGGCGCCCCGATCGTCGTCAAGGCCGACGGCCTGGCGGCCGGCAAGGGCGTCGTGGTGGCGATGACGGAAGCGGAGGCGCTTGCGGCGGTCGATATGATCATGACGGACGCCGTTTTCGGGACGGCCGGGGCGCAGGTGGTTGTCGAGGAGTTTATGCAGGGCGAGGAGGCTTCGCTGCTGGCGTTTACCGACGGCCGGACGGTGGTGCCGATGGTGTCGGCCCAGGACCATAAGCGGGTTTTCGACGGCGACCGGGGGCCGAACACCGGCGGCATGGGCGCATATGCCCCGGCGCCGGTGCTTACGCCGGCGGTGCTGGAGCGGGTGATGAAGGAGATCCTCCAGCCGGCGGTGGACGCGCTGCGCGCCGAAGGCTGTCCCTACTGCGGCTGCCTGTACGCCGGCCTGATGATTACCGACGCCGGGCCGAAGGTGGTGGAGTTCAACGCTCGTTTCGGCGATCCGGAGACCCAGGTGGTGTTGCCTCTGCTGGAGAGCGACCTGACGACGGTGATGGAGGCGTGCATCGACGGCACGCTGGACAAGACGGCGGTGGTCTGGCGGGACGAGGCGGCGGTGTGCGTGGTAATGGCGGCCGGCGGCTATCCCGGGGAGTATGACAAGGGGGACGTCATCAGCGGCCTGGAAGAAGCCGCGGCGGCCGGGGCGGTTGTTTTCCATGCCGGCACGGCGCTGAAGGACGGCCGGGTCGTGACGAACGGCGGCCGGGTGTTGGGCGTGACCGCGATGGACCGGGATGTGCTGCGGGCGATCGAGAAGGCGTACGCCGCCGTGGACAGAATCGGTTTCCGGGGGGCGCACTGTCGCCGGGATATCGCCCACCGGGTGATCGACAGGGTGAAGAAGTAA
- the purH gene encoding bifunctional phosphoribosylaminoimidazolecarboxamide formyltransferase/IMP cyclohydrolase encodes MKIERALISVSDKTGVVEFARVLHGLGVEIVSTGGTMKTLKEAGIPVVYVSEITGFPEIMDGRVKTLNPYIHGGILAIRDNPEHVQAMRHHKIRGIDMVVVNLYPFRQTVAKPDVTLGEAVENIDIGGPAMIRAAAKNFAYVAVVVNPSNYAQIADELTKKGEISQEMRMELAREAYSHTAEYDAWIARYLAGQLGQGRFPARLQLVFDKVQDLRYGENPHQQAAFYREQGFAGPGVAGARQLHGKELSFNNIVDLEAAFNIVNEFSAPAATIIKHTNPCGTGTGESLAAAYAKAYEADPVSAFGGIIGLNREVDKATAEKIGQLFAEAVIAPGYSDEALAALSEKKNIRLLAAEFGKGVDALDIKRVSGGILVQDADAGDPDAKLTVASKRQPTAGEMEQLDFAWKVVKHVKSNAIVVAADNRTVGVGAGQMNRVGAANIALTQAGEAAKGAVLASDAYFPFRDTVDAAAKAGVTAIIQPGGSIRDEESIKAADEHGIAMVFTGVRHFKH; translated from the coding sequence ATGAAGATCGAACGAGCACTTATAAGCGTATCGGACAAGACCGGGGTGGTGGAGTTCGCCCGCGTCCTCCACGGCCTGGGGGTGGAGATTGTCTCCACGGGCGGGACGATGAAGACGCTGAAGGAAGCGGGAATACCCGTGGTGTATGTGAGCGAGATCACCGGCTTCCCGGAAATAATGGACGGTCGGGTGAAGACCCTCAATCCGTACATCCACGGCGGCATCCTCGCCATCCGCGACAACCCCGAGCATGTGCAGGCGATGCGCCATCACAAGATCAGGGGTATCGACATGGTGGTGGTCAACCTTTACCCCTTCCGCCAGACGGTCGCCAAACCGGACGTTACCCTGGGCGAGGCGGTGGAGAATATCGATATCGGCGGTCCGGCGATGATCCGGGCGGCCGCCAAGAATTTCGCCTATGTGGCGGTGGTGGTGAATCCGTCCAACTACGCGCAGATCGCCGACGAGCTGACCAAGAAGGGCGAGATTTCCCAGGAAATGAGGATGGAGTTGGCGCGGGAGGCTTATAGCCATACTGCCGAATACGACGCCTGGATCGCCCGCTATCTCGCCGGGCAGCTTGGCCAGGGGCGGTTTCCCGCCCGGCTGCAGCTGGTGTTCGACAAGGTGCAGGATCTGCGCTACGGGGAAAACCCCCACCAGCAGGCGGCTTTTTATCGCGAGCAGGGCTTCGCCGGGCCGGGGGTGGCAGGCGCCCGACAGCTTCACGGCAAGGAACTGTCGTTCAATAACATCGTCGACCTTGAGGCGGCGTTCAATATCGTGAATGAATTTTCCGCGCCGGCGGCGACGATCATCAAGCATACCAACCCCTGCGGCACCGGCACGGGCGAAAGCCTGGCGGCGGCCTACGCGAAGGCGTACGAGGCCGATCCGGTTTCAGCGTTCGGCGGCATCATCGGTCTCAACCGCGAGGTGGATAAAGCCACGGCGGAGAAAATCGGCCAGCTATTCGCCGAGGCGGTGATCGCGCCCGGGTACAGCGATGAGGCGCTGGCGGCGCTGAGCGAGAAGAAGAATATCCGCCTGCTGGCGGCCGAGTTCGGTAAAGGCGTGGATGCTCTCGATATCAAACGGGTTTCGGGAGGCATACTCGTGCAGGACGCCGACGCCGGCGACCCGGACGCGAAGCTCACGGTGGCGAGCAAGCGTCAACCGACCGCCGGCGAAATGGAGCAGCTCGATTTTGCCTGGAAGGTGGTCAAGCATGTCAAGTCGAACGCCATCGTCGTGGCGGCGGACAACCGCACCGTCGGCGTGGGCGCCGGCCAGATGAACCGGGTGGGCGCGGCGAATATCGCCCTGACCCAGGCCGGCGAGGCGGCCAAGGGAGCCGTGCTGGCCTCCGACGCGTACTTCCCCTTCCGGGACACGGTGGACGCCGCCGCGAAGGCGGGCGTGACCGCGATCATCCAGCCGGGAGGCTCGATTCGCGACGAGGAGTCGATCAAGGCGGCGGACGAGCATGGGATTGCGATGGTGTTTACGGGCGTTAGACATTTTAAACATTAA
- the purE gene encoding 5-(carboxyamino)imidazole ribonucleotide mutase — translation MKVAIIMGSDSDLPVLEPALKTLEEFGVAAEVVVASAHRTPQKVHDFVSTAADRGVGVFIAAAGAAAHLPGVVASFTTLPVIGVPVNCTSLGGMDALLSIAQMPSGIPVATMAINGAKNAALFAVQILATADPALREKLADYRRTMAAEVERKAAKVTASLNK, via the coding sequence ATGAAAGTAGCGATAATCATGGGCAGCGATTCCGATCTGCCGGTACTGGAGCCGGCGCTTAAGACGCTGGAGGAGTTCGGGGTGGCCGCCGAGGTTGTGGTGGCTTCCGCCCACCGCACTCCCCAGAAGGTGCACGATTTCGTGTCGACGGCCGCCGACCGCGGCGTCGGCGTGTTCATCGCCGCCGCCGGCGCCGCCGCCCACCTGCCGGGCGTGGTTGCCAGCTTTACCACGCTGCCGGTCATCGGCGTGCCGGTCAACTGCACGTCGCTGGGCGGGATGGACGCCCTGCTGAGCATCGCGCAGATGCCGTCCGGCATCCCGGTGGCGACGATGGCGATCAACGGGGCGAAGAACGCCGCGCTGTTCGCCGTGCAGATCCTGGCGACCGCCGATCCCGCGCTGCGGGAAAAGCTGGCCGACTACCGCCGGACGATGGCCGCCGAGGTCGAGCGTAAAGCCGCCAAGGTAACCGCCAGTCTTAATAAATAA
- a CDS encoding TetR/AcrR family transcriptional regulator, which yields MAYYREDPQGDDSRSKRQQILEAAYAVFSRKGYHRATVDEIIALADTGKGTVYNYFNNKEQLFYTLIRERSQPFETALEQVADADQPVLDKLQAMVRLFLRFYLDNAALWRVMMHEIRGFGSDGLSYVKAETRDKYREGFSRTIGMLGRVLQEGIDQGLLREVNVAHTAHALFSVIVALTFQQFVADVDTAAHEVTDIFLYGLVRK from the coding sequence ATGGCCTATTACCGTGAAGACCCGCAGGGCGATGACTCGCGCTCCAAGCGCCAGCAGATTCTTGAGGCCGCTTACGCCGTTTTTTCCCGCAAGGGCTACCACCGGGCGACGGTGGACGAGATAATCGCCCTGGCGGATACCGGCAAGGGGACGGTGTATAATTATTTCAACAACAAGGAGCAGCTTTTCTACACCCTCATCCGTGAGCGCAGCCAGCCGTTCGAGACTGCGCTGGAACAGGTGGCCGACGCCGATCAGCCCGTGCTTGATAAGCTGCAGGCGATGGTCAGGCTGTTTTTGCGCTTCTATCTGGACAACGCCGCCCTCTGGCGGGTGATGATGCACGAGATTCGCGGCTTTGGCAGCGACGGCCTTTCGTATGTGAAGGCGGAGACCCGCGATAAGTACCGGGAAGGCTTCAGCCGCACCATCGGGATGCTGGGCAGGGTGCTGCAGGAGGGGATCGACCAGGGGCTGCTGAGGGAGGTCAATGTCGCCCATACGGCGCATGCTCTGTTCAGCGTGATCGTGGCCCTGACTTTCCAACAGTTTGTCGCGGATGTGGACACGGCGGCTCACGAGGTGACGGATATTTTTCTGTATGGTTTGGTCCGGAAGTAA
- the purN gene encoding phosphoribosylglycinamide formyltransferase: MNRAVLGVLVSGRGSNLQAILDAIQAERLRAKIGVVISDTPGALALKRVAGFDIATTVIERKKFADRRSFEQAIAAELQLHHVELVVLAGFMRILSSEFIGHFPGRIMNIHPALLPAFPGLDAQAQAVRYGVKVSGCTVHFVDEGVDTGPIILQEAVPVLDGDDEHSLAERILHVEHKLYPRAIGLFCEGRLRTEGRRVIITEKR; this comes from the coding sequence ATGAATAGGGCGGTGCTCGGCGTGCTGGTATCGGGGCGGGGCAGCAATCTGCAGGCCATCCTCGACGCCATCCAGGCCGAACGGCTCAGGGCGAAGATCGGCGTAGTAATCAGCGACACCCCGGGCGCTCTTGCCCTTAAGCGGGTGGCCGGCTTCGACATCGCCACTACTGTCATCGAGCGGAAGAAGTTCGCCGACCGGCGCTCGTTCGAGCAGGCAATCGCCGCCGAGCTCCAGCTCCATCATGTGGAGCTGGTCGTGCTGGCCGGCTTTATGCGCATTCTGAGCAGCGAGTTCATCGGCCATTTTCCCGGCCGGATCATGAATATCCATCCCGCTCTGCTGCCCGCTTTTCCCGGTCTGGACGCCCAGGCCCAGGCGGTAAGGTACGGGGTCAAGGTGTCGGGCTGCACGGTCCACTTCGTCGACGAGGGCGTGGACACCGGCCCGATCATTCTTCAGGAGGCCGTGCCGGTGCTGGACGGCGACGACGAGCATTCTTTGGCGGAGCGCATCCTCCATGTCGAGCATAAGCTCTATCCCCGGGCAATCGGCCTGTTCTGCGAGGGGCGCCTCAGGACCGAAGGGCGCAGGGTGATAATCACTGAGAAACGGTAG